One part of the Arabidopsis thaliana chromosome 1 sequence genome encodes these proteins:
- the AP1 gene encoding K-box region and MADS-box transcription factor family protein (APETALA1 (AP1); CONTAINS InterPro DOMAIN/s: Transcription factor, MADS-box (InterPro:IPR002100), Transcription factor, K-box (InterPro:IPR002487); BEST Arabidopsis thaliana protein match is: K-box region and MADS-box transcription factor family protein (TAIR:AT1G26310.1); Has 8031 Blast hits to 8015 proteins in 981 species: Archae - 10; Bacteria - 56; Metazoa - 785; Fungi - 329; Plants - 6623; Viruses - 2; Other Eukaryotes - 226 (source: NCBI BLink).) produces the protein MGRGRVQLKRIENKINRQVTFSKRRAGLLKKAHEISVLCDAEVALVVFSHKGKLFEYSTDSCMEKILERYERYSYAERQLIAPESDVNTNWSMEYNRLKAKIELLERNQRHYLGEDLQAMSPKELQNLEQQLDTALKHIRTRKNQLMYESINELQKKEKAIQEQNSMLSKQIKEREKILRAQQEQWDQQNQGHNMPPPLPPQQHQIQHPYMLSHQPSPFLNMGGLYQEDDPMAMRRNDLELTLEPVYNCNLGCFAA, from the exons ATGGGAAGGGGTAGGGTTCAATTGAAGAGGATAGAGAACAAGATCAATAGACAAGTGACATTCTCGAAAAGAAGAGCTGGTCTTTTGAAGAAAGCTCATGAGATCTCTGTTCTCTGTGATGCTGAAGTTGCTCTTGTTGTCTTCTCCCATAAGGGAAAACTCTTCGAATACTCCACTGATTCTTG TATGGAGAAGATACTTGAACGCTATGAGAGGTACTCTTACGCCGAAAGACAGCTTATTGCACCTGAGTCCGACGTCAAT ACAAACTGGTCGATGGAGTATAACAGGCTTAAGGCTAAGATTGAGCTTTTGGAGAGAAACCAGAG GCATTATCTTGGGGAAGACTTGCAAGCAATGAGCCCTAAAGAGCTTCAGAATCTGGAGCAGCAGCTTGACACTGCTCTTAAGCACATCCGCACTAGAAAA AACCAACTTATGTACGAGTCCATCAATGAGCTCCAAAAAAAG GAGAAGGCCATACAGGAGCAAAACAGCATGCTTTCTAAACAG ATCAAGGAGAGGGAAAAAATTCTTAGGGCTCAACAGGAGCAGTGGGATCAGCAGAACCAAGGCCACAATATGCCTCCCCCTCTGCCACCGCAGCAGCACCAAATCCAGCATCCTTACATGCTCTCTCATCAGCCATCTCCTTTTCTCAACATGGG TGGTCTGTATCAAGAAGATGATCCTATGGCAATGAGGAGGAATGATCTCGAACTGACTCTTGAACCCGTTTACAACTGCAACCTTGGCTGCTTCGCCGCATGA
- the AP1 gene encoding K-box region and MADS-box transcription factor family protein produces the protein MGRGRVQLKRIENKINRQVTFSKRRAGLLKKAHEISVLCDAEVALVVFSHKGKLFEYSTDSCMEKILERYERYSYAERQLIAPESDVNTNWSMEYNRLKAKIELLERNQRHYLGEDLQAMSPKELQNLEQQLDTALKHIRTRKNQLMYESINELQKKEKAIQEQNSMLSKQIKEREKILRAQQEQWDQQNQGHNMPPPLPPQQHQIQHPYMLSHQPSPFLNMGLMQWSPNEQTY, from the exons ATGGGAAGGGGTAGGGTTCAATTGAAGAGGATAGAGAACAAGATCAATAGACAAGTGACATTCTCGAAAAGAAGAGCTGGTCTTTTGAAGAAAGCTCATGAGATCTCTGTTCTCTGTGATGCTGAAGTTGCTCTTGTTGTCTTCTCCCATAAGGGAAAACTCTTCGAATACTCCACTGATTCTTG TATGGAGAAGATACTTGAACGCTATGAGAGGTACTCTTACGCCGAAAGACAGCTTATTGCACCTGAGTCCGACGTCAAT ACAAACTGGTCGATGGAGTATAACAGGCTTAAGGCTAAGATTGAGCTTTTGGAGAGAAACCAGAG GCATTATCTTGGGGAAGACTTGCAAGCAATGAGCCCTAAAGAGCTTCAGAATCTGGAGCAGCAGCTTGACACTGCTCTTAAGCACATCCGCACTAGAAAA AACCAACTTATGTACGAGTCCATCAATGAGCTCCAAAAAAAG GAGAAGGCCATACAGGAGCAAAACAGCATGCTTTCTAAACAG ATCAAGGAGAGGGAAAAAATTCTTAGGGCTCAACAGGAGCAGTGGGATCAGCAGAACCAAGGCCACAATATGCCTCCCCCTCTGCCACCGCAGCAGCACCAAATCCAGCATCCTTACATGCTCTCTCATCAGCCATCTCCTTTTCTCAACATGGG GTTAATGCAATGGTCGCCAAACGAACAAACTTATTAG
- the AP1 gene encoding K-box region and MADS-box transcription factor family protein yields MEKILERYERYSYAERQLIAPESDVNTNWSMEYNRLKAKIELLERNQRHYLGEDLQAMSPKELQNLEQQLDTALKHIRTRKNQLMYESINELQKKEKAIQEQNSMLSKQIKEREKILRAQQEQWDQQNQGHNMPPPLPPQQHQIQHPYMLSHQPSPFLNMGGLYQEDDPMAMRRNDLELTLEPVYNCNLGCFAA; encoded by the exons ATGGAGAAGATACTTGAACGCTATGAGAGGTACTCTTACGCCGAAAGACAGCTTATTGCACCTGAGTCCGACGTCAAT ACAAACTGGTCGATGGAGTATAACAGGCTTAAGGCTAAGATTGAGCTTTTGGAGAGAAACCAGAG GCATTATCTTGGGGAAGACTTGCAAGCAATGAGCCCTAAAGAGCTTCAGAATCTGGAGCAGCAGCTTGACACTGCTCTTAAGCACATCCGCACTAGAAAA AACCAACTTATGTACGAGTCCATCAATGAGCTCCAAAAAAAG GAGAAGGCCATACAGGAGCAAAACAGCATGCTTTCTAAACAG ATCAAGGAGAGGGAAAAAATTCTTAGGGCTCAACAGGAGCAGTGGGATCAGCAGAACCAAGGCCACAATATGCCTCCCCCTCTGCCACCGCAGCAGCACCAAATCCAGCATCCTTACATGCTCTCTCATCAGCCATCTCCTTTTCTCAACATGGG TGGTCTGTATCAAGAAGATGATCCTATGGCAATGAGGAGGAATGATCTCGAACTGACTCTTGAACCCGTTTACAACTGCAACCTTGGCTGCTTCGCCGCATGA
- a CDS encoding Eukaryotic aspartyl protease family protein: MSFSTTTKMQILLLFLVIQLCHGSNDTVSISLKRHTLNVGGTSFGGLKNFDGVVFYGEISVGSPPQKFNVVFDTGSTDLWVPSKEWPEETDHKHPKFDKDASKTCRLMKGGEVNIAYETGSVVGILAQDNVNVGGVVIKSQDLFLARNPDTYFRSVKFDGVIGLGIKSSRAQGSVTVWENMVKQKLITKPIFSLYLRPHKGDGGEDPNGGQIMFGGFDPKQFKGEHVYVPMKLSDDRWKIKMSKIYINGKPAINFCDDVECTAMVDSGSTDIFGPDEAVGKIYKEIGATKVIIRCEQFPALPDIYFEIGGKHLRLTKHDYVEVKTNPKKRCRLRIVKSKNRRKDWVLGEAFMTKFHTVFDYGDVKTPRIGFAEAI; encoded by the exons ATGAGTTTCTCCACAACCACAAAGAtgcaaattttgttgttgtttctcgTAATTCAGCTGTGCCATGGCTCAAATGACACTGTGAGTATCTCGCTGAAAAGGCATACTCTGAATGTCGGGGGTACTTCTTTTGGTGGTTTAAAAAACTTTGATGGAGTTGTCTTTTACGGTGAGATTTCTGTGGGTAGTCCGCCACAAAAATTCAACGTTGTTTTTGACACCGGCAGTACTGATCTGTGGGTTCCTTCTAAGGAATGGCCTGAGGAAACCGATCATAAACACCCTAAGTTTGATAAGGATGCATCCAAGACATGCCGTTTGATGAAAG GGGGAGAAGTAAATATTGCATATGAGACAGGAAGTGTCGTCGGTATTCTTGCACAAGACAATGTTAACGTAGGCGGGGTTGTAATAAAAAGTCAAGATTTATTTTTGGCACGTAACCCAGATACTTACTTCAGAAGTGTTAAATTTGATGGAGTTATTGGGTTGGGCATCAAATCTTCACGTGCGCAAGGATCTGTCACGGTTTGGGAAAACATGGTGAAACAAAAGTTGATAACTAAAcctattttctctttatatttGAGGCCACACAAGGGAGATGGAGGAGAAGATCCAAATGGTGGCCAGATCATGTTTGGTGGGTTTGACCCGAAGCAGTTCAAGGGAGAACATGTTTATGTACCGATGAAACTAAGCGACGACCGCTGGAAGATCAAAATGTCCAAAATTTACATTAATGGTAAACCAGCGATCAACTTTTGTGATGATGTAGAATGCACAGCAATGGTTGACTCTGGATCGACTGACATTTTTGGCCCGGAT GAAGCTGTCGGTAAAATCTATAAAGAAATTGGAGCAACCAAAGTAATAATTAGATGCGAGCAGTTTCCTGCTTTGCCGGATATCTACTTCGAAATTGGAGGAAAACATCTACGCCTCACTAAACATGAT tacGTTGAGGTGAagacaaatcccaaaaaaagATGCAGACTTCGTATTGTGAAGTCTAAAAATCGTCGTAAAGACTG GGTCTTGGGTGAGGCTTTCATGACGAAGTTCCATACGGTGTTTGATTATGGAGATGTTAAAACCCCAAGAATCGGCTTTGCTGAAgcaatataa
- a CDS encoding F-box protein (DUF295) (Protein of unknown function (DUF295); FUNCTIONS IN: molecular_function unknown; INVOLVED IN: biological_process unknown; LOCATED IN: chloroplast; CONTAINS InterPro DOMAIN/s: Protein of unknown function DUF295 (InterPro:IPR005174); BEST Arabidopsis thaliana protein match is: F-box family protein with a domain of unknown function (DUF295) (TAIR:AT5G66830.1); Has 334 Blast hits to 319 proteins in 12 species: Archae - 0; Bacteria - 0; Metazoa - 0; Fungi - 0; Plants - 334; Viruses - 0; Other Eukaryotes - 0 (source: NCBI BLink).), translating into MASPTLALAQSPPPKSPAVSVSQRNPHCWSKLPLDLMQLVFERLAFLDFERAKSVCSSWQFGSKQSKPNNQIPWMILFPTDKNYCLLFNPEDKEKLYKTQHLGDDFAKSIVLATYRSWLLMQPRYEELEDQTLDQEFHLYIKDLLTCERINLPAFESDIFGLSHPILWIDDKTKDYLVIGTINRETMVSFKNGDNSWKKFPELPKSSCTDMCLNMIYKDHKLHYLDYSNLYIYDFFGEFPREAFRISVREFVGYATNPYGYDEFPEVPLKLKLNRYIYNMIVTVRGDVLIVASLHFSMAETWEFIICKMDSSKVNKWEEIVSLGDESILLGLGITVLAKDMEGITCNSIYFTADDFYEDYEENEIFIYNLDTNKVEIPHQFVSSSIPSAHARWFLPTFKRD; encoded by the coding sequence ATGGCCTCACCAACGTTAGCCTTAGCCCAATCTCCTCCTCCGAAATCTCCAGCTGTTTCAGTCTCTCAAAGAAATCCTCATTGCTGGTCCAAGCTTCCTCTAGATCTCATGCAATTGGTTTTCGAACGCCTTGCATTTTTGGATTTCGAACGAGCTAAATCGGTTTGTTCATCTTGGCAATTTGGTTCAAAACAATCTAAGCCAAACAATCAGATCCCTTGGATGATTCTATTCCCAACAGACAAGAATTATTGTCTCTTGTTCAACCctgaagataaagaaaaactctaCAAAACTCAACATCTCGGTGACGATTTTGCAAAGAGTATTGTTTTGGCGACTTATAGAAGTTGGCTTTTGATGCAACCTCGTTACGAAGAGTTAGAAGATCAAACTTTAGATCAAGAGTttcatctatatattaaagatCTTCTAACCTGCGAGAGGATCAATCTACCGGCTTTCGAATCAGATATTTTTGGACTTAGCCATCCGATATTATGGATAGatgacaaaaccaaagactaCCTAGTTATAGGAACGATTAATCGAGAAACTatggtttctttcaaaaatgGAGATAACTCGTGGAAAAAATTCCCCGAGTTGCCAAAATCGTCATGTACCGACATGTGTTTGAACATGATATACAAAGATCACAAGCTTCATTATCTCGACTATTCCAACCTCTATATTTACGATTTTTTTGGAGAATTCCCGCGTGAAGCTTTCAGAATTAGCGTACGTGAGTTTGTAGGTTATGCAACAAATCCTTATGGATATGATGAATTTCCTGAAGTTCCACTGAAACTCAAATTGAATCGCTATATCTATAACATGATAGTCACTGTACGTGGAGATGTCTTAATTGTCGCGAGCTTACATTTCAGTATGGCTGAAACATGGGAATTTATAATCTGCAAGATGGATTCATCCAAGGTGAACAAATGGGAGGAAATTGTTTCTCTAGGCGATGAGTCAATTCTTCTAGGTTTGGGTATTACAGTGCTTGCTAAGGACATGGAAGGAATCACTTGTAACTCCATCTACTTCACTGCCGATGATTTTTATGAGGATTacgaagaaaatgaaatcttcATATACAATCTCGATACAAACAAGGTTGAAATCCCACACCAGTTTGTTTCTTCGTCCATCCCATCCGCTCATGCCCGTTGGTTCTTACCAACTTTCAAACGGGATTAA
- a CDS encoding Eukaryotic aspartyl protease family protein (Eukaryotic aspartyl protease family protein; FUNCTIONS IN: aspartic-type endopeptidase activity; INVOLVED IN: proteolysis; LOCATED IN: endomembrane system; EXPRESSED IN: embryo, pedicel; EXPRESSED DURING: 4 anthesis, C globular stage; CONTAINS InterPro DOMAIN/s: Peptidase aspartic (InterPro:IPR021109), Peptidase aspartic, catalytic (InterPro:IPR009007), Peptidase A1 (InterPro:IPR001461), Peptidase aspartic, active site (InterPro:IPR001969); BEST Arabidopsis thaliana protein match is: Eukaryotic aspartyl protease family protein (TAIR:AT4G22050.1); Has 4613 Blast hits to 4429 proteins in 406 species: Archae - 0; Bacteria - 4; Metazoa - 2078; Fungi - 1459; Plants - 462; Viruses - 0; Other Eukaryotes - 610 (source: NCBI BLink).) translates to MQILLLFLVIQLCHGSNDTVSISLKRHTLNVGGTSFGGLKNFDGVVFYGEISVGSPPQKFNVVFDTGSTDLWVPSKEWPEETDHKHPKFDKDASKTCRLMKGGEVNIAYETGSVVGILAQDNVNVGGVVIKSQDLFLARNPDTYFRSVKFDGVIGLGIKSSRAQGSVTVWENMVKQKLITKPIFSLYLRPHKGDGGEDPNGGQIMFGGFDPKQFKGEHVYVPMKLSDDRWKIKMSKIYINGKPAINFCDDVECTAMVDSGSTDIFGPDEAVGKIYKEIGATKVIIRCEQFPALPDIYFEIGGKHLRLTKHDYVEVKTNPKKRCRLRIVKSKNRRKDWVLGEAFMTKFHTVFDYGDVKTPRIGFAEAI, encoded by the exons AtgcaaattttgttgttgtttctcgTAATTCAGCTGTGCCATGGCTCAAATGACACTGTGAGTATCTCGCTGAAAAGGCATACTCTGAATGTCGGGGGTACTTCTTTTGGTGGTTTAAAAAACTTTGATGGAGTTGTCTTTTACGGTGAGATTTCTGTGGGTAGTCCGCCACAAAAATTCAACGTTGTTTTTGACACCGGCAGTACTGATCTGTGGGTTCCTTCTAAGGAATGGCCTGAGGAAACCGATCATAAACACCCTAAGTTTGATAAGGATGCATCCAAGACATGCCGTTTGATGAAAG GGGGAGAAGTAAATATTGCATATGAGACAGGAAGTGTCGTCGGTATTCTTGCACAAGACAATGTTAACGTAGGCGGGGTTGTAATAAAAAGTCAAGATTTATTTTTGGCACGTAACCCAGATACTTACTTCAGAAGTGTTAAATTTGATGGAGTTATTGGGTTGGGCATCAAATCTTCACGTGCGCAAGGATCTGTCACGGTTTGGGAAAACATGGTGAAACAAAAGTTGATAACTAAAcctattttctctttatatttGAGGCCACACAAGGGAGATGGAGGAGAAGATCCAAATGGTGGCCAGATCATGTTTGGTGGGTTTGACCCGAAGCAGTTCAAGGGAGAACATGTTTATGTACCGATGAAACTAAGCGACGACCGCTGGAAGATCAAAATGTCCAAAATTTACATTAATGGTAAACCAGCGATCAACTTTTGTGATGATGTAGAATGCACAGCAATGGTTGACTCTGGATCGACTGACATTTTTGGCCCGGAT GAAGCTGTCGGTAAAATCTATAAAGAAATTGGAGCAACCAAAGTAATAATTAGATGCGAGCAGTTTCCTGCTTTGCCGGATATCTACTTCGAAATTGGAGGAAAACATCTACGCCTCACTAAACATGAT tacGTTGAGGTGAagacaaatcccaaaaaaagATGCAGACTTCGTATTGTGAAGTCTAAAAATCGTCGTAAAGACTG GGTCTTGGGTGAGGCTTTCATGACGAAGTTCCATACGGTGTTTGATTATGGAGATGTTAAAACCCCAAGAATCGGCTTTGCTGAAgcaatataa
- a CDS encoding E3 ubiquitin-protein ligase, whose product MGILLCCFQIPEYNDESLNVPRIRAFTNPITNNFSPKLEQIFQSLEREEISTVADEEDVCPTCFYEYIDENPKIVLQCGHIFHLACIYEWMERSEVCPFCSKTMLFLEGEEITQQVE is encoded by the exons ATGGGTATTCtactttgttgttttcaaattcCGGAGTACAATGATGAATCTCTAAACGTACCAAGAATCAGAGCCTTCACTAACCCAATAACTAATAACTTTTCCCCCAAG CTCGAGCAAATATTTCAAAGCTTagaaagagaggaaatttCCACTGTCGCCGACGAAGAAGACGTTTGTCCGACATGTTTCTatg AGTATATTGATGAAAACCCGAAGATAGTTTTGCAATGTGGACATATCTTTCACCTTGCATGCATCTATGAATGGATGGAGAGAAGTGAAGTTTGTCCCTTTTGTTCCAAg ACAATGCTTTTCTTGGAGGGTGAAGAAATTACACAGCAGGTGGAGTAA